From the Solanum pennellii chromosome 4, SPENNV200 genome, one window contains:
- the LOC107017640 gene encoding protein SABRE isoform X2 — MHQFSLKSFVLPKLDMKFVHREVGLMVENNIMGIQLKGTKSRSFEDVGESTRVDVQMEFSEIHLLKDGDISVVEILKLDVVSSVYIPLQPASPIRSEVDVKLGGTQCNMVMTRLQPWMRLHALRKKKMVLRGESTTSERSHSYDHKAFMWTSTISAPEMTVVLYDLNGSPLYHGCSQSSHVFANNISTTGTVVHMEVGEFNLNMSDEYRECLKESLFGVETNMGSLIYIAKVSVDWGKKDMDAPEDGLKYKTVLSVDVTGMGVHLTFRRIGSLMSTALSFKHLLKSFSGSVKKPHNRVTKSSRPSGKGIQLIKFNLEKCSFNVCGEVGLENSVVPDPKRANYGSQGGRIVVSVSVDGTPRTATITPTTPVELTKLKYSLSLDIFHLTLSMNKEKQSTQMELERARSIYQEHLEDSNLPGERVTLLDMQNAKFVRRSGGLKEVAVCSLFSATDISVRWEPDVHIALVELGLHLKLLLHNQKLQELAKGDLKVNGQVNETSMESVPLEKSKKRESIFAIDVEMLNISAEVGDGVEMTVQVQSIFSENARIGVLLEGLMLNLNNARIFRSSRMQVSRIPNASRSAPTSKHEIGTTWDWVIQALDVHICMPYRLELRAIDDSVEEMLRALKLVTAAKIKLLFPNKEEKSKAKETSSSKIGRVRFCIKKLTADIEEQPIQGWLDEHYQLLKKEACEVAVRLNFIDKLISKGGKSRGVAERKDSFEDCKVHFNGEEIDVEDTSAVQKLQEEIYKQSFRSYYQACQTLVQSQGSGACSEGFQGGFKPSTTRSSLFSVSATELDVSLTRIEGGDSGMIEILQKLDPVCRAHSVPFSRLYGSNINLQTGSLVVRIRNYTYPLLAATSGRCEGRVILAQQATCFQPQIHQNVYIGRWRKVRLLRSASGTTPPMKTYSDLPLHFQKAEISYGVGFEPALADISYAFTVAMRRANLSIRNPSPDPPPLKKEKSLPWWDEMRNYIHGNTSLYFSESQWNILASTDPYEKSDKLQIRSGYMELQQSDGRVYCFAKDFKILLSSLESLLKNSNLKCPSGFSSTFIEAPAFSLEVIMEWECDSGNPLNHYLFAFPSEGVPREKVYDPFRSTSLSLRWNLLLRPSLPMHDNQSNLCSVGDQSVLDAAGCGAMKPDSLSVFPTLKLGPHDLAWVLKFWSLNYYPPHKLRSFSRWPRFGIPRFPRSGNLSLDKVMTEFMFRVDATPACVKHMPLDDDDPAKGLTFSMNKLKYELYYGRGKQKYTFESKRDTLDLVYQGLDLHMPKAFINRDDNSSVAKVVNMTRKTSQSASTERSSNDSSTERQRDDGFLLSSDYFTIRRQAPKADPDRLLAWQEAGRRNLEMTYVRSEFENGSESDDHTRSDPSDDDGYNVVIADNCQRIFVYGLKLLWTLENRDAVWSWVGGISKAFESPKPSPSRQYAQRKLLEDSEVIDRTELPQDDNQKSPVSHGASSSSPQHVRPSKAQVEAPSSSEVKVETLPSTSFAKLADIEDNEGEGTRHFMVNVIEPQFNLHSEDANGRFLLAAVSGRVLARSFHSVLSIGYEVIKQALGGGNVPIRESQPEMTWNRMEYSVMLEHVQAHVAPTDVDPGAGLQWLPKIRRSSPKVKRTGALLERVFMPCDMYFRYTRHKGGTADLKVKPLKELSFNSHNITATMTSRQFQVMLDVLTNLLFARLPKPRKVSLSYPAGDDEDVEEEADEVVPDGVEEVELARVNLEQKERVQKLIQDDIRKLSLYNDASGDRNSVKEDDLWIITGGRSILVQKLKIELVNAQKSRKAASASLRMALQKAAQLRLMEKEKNKSPSCAMRISLQINKVVWSMLVDGKSFAEAEINDMIYDFDRDYKDVGVAKFTTKYFVVRNCLPNAKSDMLLSAWNAPAEWGKKVMLRVDAKQGAPKDGNYPLELFQVEIYPLKIHLTETMYRMMWEYFFPEEEQDSQRRQEVWKFSTTAGSRRARKGASIQEAPMSSTHLTKDPQVSTKSSNSALPVTSANQLSSSADSSQVSKLQNLKANIVCGSTPELRRTSSFDRILEEKVAESVADELMLQMHSSSATSSTSGPFAGIEQPDEGNRNKSKESKLIKSGRSSHEEKKVGKAQDEKKSRPRRMREFHNIKISQVELLVTYEGLRFAVSDLRLLMDTFHRVEFTGTWRRLFSRVKKHIIWGVLKSVTGMQGKKFKDKAHSHKETCAPGVPDIDLNLSDSDGGSAGKSEQNPLSWPKRPAEGAGDGFVTSIKGLFNSQRRKAKAFVLRTMRGEAENEITGDWSESEGDFSPFARQLTITKAKKLIRRHTKKFRSRGPKGLSSQQRESLPSSPRETTPFESDSSSESSPYEDFHE; from the exons ATGCATCAATTTTCCCTGAAAAG CTTCGTGTTACCCAAACTGGATATGAAGTTTGTGCACCGTGAAGTGGGTCTTATGGTTGAAAATAACATTATGGGCATCCAACTGAAAGGCACAAAATCCCGATCCTTTGAAGATGTTGGAGAAAGTACGCGAGTTGATGTTCAGATGGAGTTCAGTGAAATTCAT CTACTGAAAGATGGTGACATATCAGTTGTGGAGATATTAAAACTTGATGTTGTCTCTTCCGTGTATATTCCACTTCAG CCTGCTTCACCCATCAGATCAGAAGTTGATGTCAAGCTTGGAGGTACTCAGTGCAACATGGTGATGACTAGATTACAACCGTGGATGCGCCTTCATGctttgagaaaaaagaaaatggttCTTCGAGGAGAAAGTACTACTTCTGAAAGATCTCACTCATATGATCATAAAGCATTCATGTGGACCTCAACTATTTCAGCCCCAGAAATGACTGTAGTGCTCTATGATTTGAATGGCTCTCCACTCTATCAT GGTTGTTCACAGTCATCACATGTCTTTGCCAATAATATATCTACTACAGGCACAGTGGTGCACATGGAGGTTGGTGAATTTAATCTGAACATGTCAGATGAGTACCGAGAATGCTTAAAGGAGAGTCTCTTTGGGGTTGAAACAAACATGGGTTCActtatttatatagcaaaaGTCAGTGTTGACTGGGGAAAGAAAGATATGGATGCACCTGAAGATGGTCTCAAGTATAAAACAGTTCTCTCTGTTGATGTTACCGGGATGGGTGTTCACTTAACCTTCAGGCGGATTGGGTCTCTTATGTCTACAGCTTTGTCTTTCAAGCACTTACTGAAGAGTTTTTCTGGTTCTGTTAAGAAACCTCACAACCGGGTGACAAAATCGTCCAGGCCATCTGGGAAAGGGATTCAGCTCATCAAATTCAATCTAGAAAAATGCTCTTTTAATGTTTGTGGAGAAGTGGGTTTGGAAAATTCTGTTGTTCCAGATCCCAAACGTGCCAATTATGGATCTCAGGGAGGTCGAATTGTAGTTAGTGTTTCAGTTGATGGTACACCTCGCACTGCAACTATTACACCTACAACTCCAGTTGAACTTACAAAACTCAAGTATTCTCTGTCCCTTGATATTTTCCACCTAACTCTATCCATGAACAAGGAGAAACAATCCACACAAATGGAGCTTGAAAGAGCGAGATCAATCTATCAAGAACATTTGGAAGACAGTAACCTCCCTGGAGAAAGAGTTACATTGCTTGACATGCAGAATGCAAAGTTTGTGAGGCGATCTGGTGGTCTTAAAGAGGTTGCAGTGTGCTCTCTCTTTAGTGCTACTGATATATCAGTCAGATGGGAGCCTGATGTGCATATAGCTTTGGTTGAACTTGGGCTGCACTTAAAATTACTTCTGCACAATCAGAAGCTTCAGGAACTTGCTAAAGGCGACCTTAAAGTAAATGGGCAGGTAAATGAGACGTCGATGGAGTCAGTACCACTGGAGAAAAGCAAGAAAAGAGAATCCATCTTTGCTATTGATGTGGAAATGCTTAATATATCTGCAGAAGTTGGGGATGGTGTTGAGATGACTGTCCAGGTGCAGTCAATCTTTTCTGAAAATGCACGGATCGGTGTGCTTCTAGAAGGTTTAATGCTCAACCTTAATAATGCAAGAATATTTAGAAGTAGCAGAATGCAAGTCTCTCGTATTCCAAATGCTTCTAGAAGTGCACCAACTTCAAAACATGAGATAGGCACAACATGGGATTGGGTTATTCAAGCCCTTGATGTCCACATATGCATGCCATACAGGTTGGAATTGCGGGCCATCGATGATTCTGTTGAGGAAATGCTTCGAGCTTTAAAGCTTGTTACTGCtgcaaaaataaaacttttgtttCCCAATAAGGAAGAGAAATCAAAAGCTAAAGAGACCAGTTCATCGAAAATTGGACGAGTTAGATTTTGCATAAAGAAACTCACTGCTGATATTGAAGAACAACCTATACAGGGATGGCTTGACGAACATTATCAGCTGTTGAAGAAGGAGGCTTGTGAAGTAGCTGTCAGATTAAACTTTATTGATAAGCTTATTTCAAAAGGTGGAAAATCTCGTGGTGTTGCAGAAAGAAAGGATTCTTTTGAAGATTGTAAAGTCCATTTCAATGGAGAAGAGATTGATGTGGAGGACACTTCAGCCGTTCAGAAACTGCAAGAGGAGATCTATAAGCAGTCATTCAGGTCATATTACCAGGCATGCCAAACTCTTGTGCAATCACAAGGATCAGGGGCTTGTAGTGAAGGGTTTCAAGGGGGTTTCAAGCCTAGCACTACCAGGAGTTCTCTCTTTTCGGTTTCTGCTACTGAGTTGGATGTAAGTTTGACAAGAATTGAAGGAGGTGATTCTGGGATGATAGAGATTCTGCAAAAGCTTGATCCAGTATGTCGTGCACATAGCGTCCCATTTTCACGATTATATGGTAGTAATATCAATTTGCAGACGGGTTCCCTTGTTGTTCGGATAAGAAATTATACATATCCACTTCTTGCTGCAACTTCGGGAAGATGTGAAGGACGTGTTATACTGGCTCAGCAG GCAACTTGTTTTCAGCCCCAAATCCACCAAAATGTATACATTGGGAGATGGAGGAAGGTCCGTTTGCTCCGTTCTGCTAGTGGGACAACTCCACCAATGAAAACATACTCTGATTTGCCCTTACATTTTCAGAAAGCAGAAATTTCCTACGGAGTGGGTTTTGAACCAGCTCTTGCTGATATTAGCTATGCTTTCACAGTGGCCATGCGTAGGGCCAATTTGAGCATAAGAAATCCAAGTCCAGACCCTCCTCcactgaaaaaagaaaagagcttGCCATGGTGGGATGAAATGAGAAACTATATTCATGGAAATACCTCCTTATATTTTTCCGAGTCCCAATGGAATATTCTTGCCAGTACTGATCCTTATGAAAAGTCTGACAAGCTTCAGATAAGATCTGGGTATATGGAACTCCAGCAGTCAGATGGTCGTGTTTATTGTTTTGCAAAGGACTTCAAGATTCTACTGAGCAGCTTGGAGAGCTTGTTGAAGAACTCTAATTTGAAGTGCCCCTCTGGATTTTCCTCTACTTTCATAGAGGCCCCGGCCTTTAGTCTTGAAGTGATAATGGAGTGGGAATGTGATTCTGGAAATCCTTTAAACCATTATTTATTTGCATTTCCCAGTGAAGGAGTGCCCCGTGAAAAAGTTTATGACCCGTTTAGATCAACTTCTCTGTCACTAAGGTGGAATCTTCTGCTTAGGCCATCTCTTCCTATGCATGATAATCAGTCAAACTTATGTTCTGTGGGTGATCAAAGTGTCTTGGATGCAGCTGGCTGTGGTGCAATGAAGCCTGACAGCTTGTCAGTTTTCCCAACACTGAAACTTGGTCCTCATGATTTGGCATGGGTACTGAAATTTTGGAGCTTAAATTATTATCCGCCTCACAAATTGCGGTCTTTTTCTAGGTGGCCACGTTTCGGAATTCCAAGATTTCCTAGATCTGGCAACCTGTCATTAGATAAGGTGATGACAGAATTTATGTTCAGAGTTGATGCAACACCAGCATGCGTAAAGCATATGCCTTTAGACGATGATGACCCAGCTAAGGGGCTGACATTTTCTAtgaataagttaaaatatgaaCTTTATTATGGCAGGGGAAAGCAAAAATACACTTTTGAGAGCAAACGTGACACTCTTGATCTTGTATACCAGGGTCTTGACCTCCACATGCCTAAGGCATTTATAAATAGAGATGATAATAGCAGTGTTGCAAAAGTAGTTAACATGACTAGGAAAACATCACAATCTGCATCAACAGAAAGGTCTTCTAATGACAGCAGCACGGAGAGACAGCGTGATGatggttttcttttatcatcTGATTACTTCACAATCAGGAGGCAAGCCCCAAAAGCTGATCCAGATAGGTTGTTGGCGTGGCAAGAAGCTGGTAGGAGAAATCTCGAGATGACATATGTGAGATCTGAGTTTGAAAATGGGAGTGAAAGTGATGACCATACAAGATCTGACCCAAGTGATGATGATGGGTATAATGTCGTGATCGCTGATAATTGTCAGCGAATCTTTGTCTATGGTCTTAAGCTTTTGTGGACACTTGAGAATAGGGATGCAGTTTGGTCCTGGGTAGGTGGAATATCTAAAGCTTTTGAATCTCCAAAACCATCTCCTTCTAGGCAATATGCCCAAAGAAAGTTGCTGGAGGATAGTGAGGTAATTGATAGAACTGAACTACCTCAAGATGATAACCAGAAGTCTCCAGTTAGTCATGGTGCCAGTTCCTCTTCTCCACAACATGTCAGGCCATCAAAAGCACAAGTAGAAGCACCTTCATCAAGTGAAGTTAAAGTAGAAACTCTTCCATCTACTTCCTTTG CAAAGCTTGCCGACATCGAAGACAATGAGGGGGAGGGCACTCGCCATTTCATGGTCAATGTCATTGAACCACAATTCAATCTTCACTCAGAAGATGCAAAT GGTAGATTTCTGTTGGCGGCTGTGAGTGGCCGTGTGTTGGCTCGTTCATTCCATTCAGTTCTATCCATTGGCTATGAAGTGATTAAACAAGCTCTGGGTGGAGGAAATGTTCCAATTCGTGAATCTCAACCTGAAATGACATGGAACCGCATGGAGTACTCTGTGATGTTAGAACATGTACAGGCACATGTTGCCCCAACTGACGTAGATCCAGGGGCTGGACTGCAGTGGCTTCCTAAAATTCGAAGAAGCTCACCAAAAGTGAAGCGCACTGGAGCTTTACTGGAGAGAGTTTTTATGCCTTGTGATATGTATTTCCGCTATACTAGGCATAAAGGTGGAACAGCCGACTTGAAG GTGAAACCTTTGAAGGAGCTTTcattcaattcacataacataacagcAACAATGACATCTCGCCAGTTCCAAGTTATGCTAGATGTCTTGACCAATCTTCTATTTGCCCGGCTTCCAAA GCCTCGAAAAGTTAGTCTGTCGTATCCGGCAGGTGACGATGAAGATGTTGAAGAGGAGGCTGACGAAGTTGTGCCTGATGGTGTTGAAGAGGTAGAGCTGGCAAGAGTGAATCTAGAGCAGAAAGAAAGAGTGCAGAAGTTGATCCAGGATGATATTAGGAAGTTATCTCTTTATAATGATGCATCTGGCGATAGGAACTCGGTAAAGGAAGACGATCTTTGGATTATTACTGGTGGAAGGTCCATATTG GTGCAAAAACTGAAGATAGAGCTGGTAAATGCTCAAAAATCTAGAAAAGCGGCTTCTGCTTCTCTCAGGATGGCTCTACAGAAAGCTGCACAACTTCGATTGATggagaaagaaaagaacaaaagtcCTTCTTGTGCTATGCGTATCTCTTTGCAAATTAATAAAGTGGTTTGGAGCATGCTTGTGGATGGTAAATCATTTGCTGAAGCTGAGATAAATGACATG ATATATGATTTTGACCGTGACTACAAAGATGTTGGTGTTGCTAAGTTCACGACGAAGTACTTTGTTGTGAGAAACTGCTTACCAAATGCCAAGTCTGATATGCTTCTATCCGCATGGAACGCTCCTGCTGAATGGGGAAA AAAAGTGATGCTTCGCGTGGATGCTAAGCAGGGAGCTCCAAAAGATGGAAACTATCCTCTAGAACTATTCCAG GTGGAGATTTACCCCTTAAAGATACATTTGACTGAGACGATGTATAGAATGATGTGGGAGTACTTTTTTCCAGAAGAAGAACAAGACTCCCAGCGCAGGCAG GAAGTTTGGAAGTTTTCCACTACTGCTGGTTCCAGGCGTGCACGGAAAGGCGCATCAATACAGGAAGCACCAATGTCAAGTACCCATCTAACAAAAGATCCTCAGGTCTCCACCAAATCAAGCAATTCTGCATTACCAGTTACATCGGCAAATCAGTTATCCTCTTCTGCTGATTCCTCCCAA GTGTCAAAGTTGCAGAACTTAAAAGCTAATATTGTTTGTGGTTCAACCCCTGAGCTAAGACGAACATCATCCTTTGATAGAATATTGGAAGAAAAGGTAGCTGAATCTGTTGCTGATGAACTTATGCTGCAGATGCACTCCTCAAGTGCTACTTCTTCAACAAGTGGGCCCTTTGCTGGTATTGAGCAGCCAGATGAAGGTAACAGAAACAAATCCAAAGAATCAAAACTAATCAAATCTGGCCGCTCCTCTCATGAAGAGAAAAAGGTGGGTAAGGCGCAGGATGAGAAAAAATCTAGGCCTCGTAGAATGAGAGAATTTCACAATATCAAGATTAGCCAG GTTGAGTTACTTGTTACATATGAAGGATTAAGATTTGCTGTGAGTGATTTGAGATTGCTGATGGATACATTCCATCGTGTTGAATTTACGGGAACCTGGCGGAGGCTATTCTCAAGAGTCAAGAAGCACATCATCTGGGGAGTCCTAAAATCCGTGACAGGAATGCAGGGAAAGAAGTTTAAAGATAAAGCACATAGTCATAAGGAAACTTGTGCTCCTGGCGTTCCTGATATTGATCTTAATCTCAGTGATAGTGATGGTGGTTCAGCTGGAAAATCCGAGCAAAATCCTTTATCCTGGCCTAAGCGTCCCGCTGAGGGTGCAGGTGATGGTTTTGTCACCTCTATAAAAGGCCTTTTCAATTCACAGCGTCGGAAGGCCAAGGCTTTCGTGCTTCGAACAATGAGGGGTGAAGCAGAAAATGAGATTACTGGTGATTGGAGTGAAAGTGAGGGAGATTTCTCTCCATTTGCTAGACAACTAACCATAACAAAAGCCAAGAAGCTGATTAGACGGCATACGAAGAAGTTCCGTTCAAGAGGACCAAAAG GTTTATCTTCTCAACAAAGAGAATCACTTCCTTCGTCACCAAGAGAGACCACCCCATTTGAAAGTGATTCATCTAGTGAATCTTCGCCTTATGAGGATTTCCACGAGTAG